The following proteins are encoded in a genomic region of Enterocloster clostridioformis:
- the guaB gene encoding IMP dehydrogenase has product MGTIIGEGITFDDVLLVPAFSEVIPNQVDLTTHLTKKIKLNIPLMSAGMDTVTEHRMAIAMARQGGIGIIHKNMSIEAQAEEVDRVKRSENGVITDPFFLSPEHTLKDANDLMAKFRISGVPITEGKKLVGIITNRDLKFEEDFDRPIKECMTTKNLVTAREGVTLKEAKAILAKARVEKLPIVDDDFNLKGLITIKDIEKQIKYPLSAKDAQGRLLCGAAVGITANVLERVGALVDAKVDVVVLDSAHGHSANVIRCVKMIKDAYPDIQVVAGNVATAEATRALIEAGADSVKVGIGPGSICTTRVVAGIGVPQVTAVMNCYSVAREYGVPIIADGGIKYSGDVTKALAAGGSVCMMGSIFAGCDESPGTFELYQGRKYKVYRGMGSIAAMENGSKDRYFQTDAKKLVPEGVEGRVAYKGMVEDTVFQLLGGLRSGMGYCGAQDITTLQETARFVKISAASLKESHPHDIHITKEAPNYSIEE; this is encoded by the coding sequence ATGGGTACAATTATCGGCGAAGGCATAACCTTTGATGATGTGCTTCTGGTACCGGCATTTTCAGAAGTGATTCCCAACCAGGTAGACCTGACCACACATTTGACCAAGAAGATTAAACTGAATATCCCGCTGATGAGCGCCGGCATGGATACGGTAACAGAGCACCGCATGGCCATCGCTATGGCCAGGCAGGGAGGTATCGGTATTATCCATAAAAATATGTCCATTGAAGCCCAGGCAGAGGAGGTGGACCGGGTAAAGCGTTCTGAGAATGGTGTTATCACAGACCCGTTTTTCCTCTCGCCGGAGCACACCCTTAAGGATGCTAACGATTTGATGGCAAAATTCCGCATATCCGGCGTGCCCATCACAGAGGGCAAGAAGCTGGTGGGCATCATTACCAACCGCGATTTAAAGTTTGAGGAGGATTTTGACCGTCCCATTAAGGAGTGCATGACCACAAAGAACCTGGTTACCGCCAGGGAGGGCGTTACCTTAAAGGAAGCAAAGGCCATTCTGGCAAAGGCAAGGGTGGAGAAGCTGCCAATTGTGGACGATGATTTTAATTTGAAAGGCCTCATTACCATCAAGGATATTGAAAAGCAGATTAAATATCCATTGTCCGCAAAGGACGCACAAGGGCGTCTTCTGTGCGGCGCTGCCGTGGGAATCACTGCCAATGTGCTGGAACGCGTGGGAGCACTGGTGGACGCAAAGGTGGACGTGGTGGTTCTGGACTCCGCCCATGGCCATTCTGCCAATGTAATCCGCTGCGTGAAAATGATTAAGGACGCATATCCGGACATTCAGGTAGTGGCCGGAAATGTTGCCACGGCAGAGGCCACCAGAGCACTGATTGAGGCTGGGGCTGATTCCGTCAAGGTAGGTATCGGACCTGGCTCCATTTGTACCACCCGCGTGGTGGCAGGCATCGGCGTGCCTCAGGTTACGGCAGTGATGAACTGCTACAGCGTTGCCAGGGAGTACGGCGTACCCATTATCGCGGACGGAGGAATCAAGTACTCCGGCGATGTGACAAAGGCCCTTGCGGCAGGCGGCAGCGTGTGTATGATGGGAAGCATTTTTGCCGGATGTGATGAGAGCCCGGGTACCTTTGAGCTGTACCAGGGACGTAAGTATAAGGTATACCGCGGCATGGGCTCCATCGCTGCCATGGAAAACGGAAGCAAGGACCGCTATTTCCAGACAGATGCAAAGAAGCTGGTTCCCGAAGGCGTGGAAGGACGCGTGGCTTATAAGGGAATGGTGGAGGATACCGTATTCCAGCTCTTAGGCGGCCTGCGCTCCGGTATGGGATACTGCGGTGCCCAGGACATCACGACCCTTCAGGAGACAGCCCGGTTTGTAAAGATTTCCGCTGCGTCCTTAAAGGAGAGCCATCCTCATGATATCCATATTACCAAGGAGGCTCCCAACTATTCAATTGAAGAATAG